A single window of Brevundimonas vitisensis DNA harbors:
- a CDS encoding MFS transporter: MTTSRRMAIQYVLLFGATGVSLPFAGLWFRAQGLSGAEIGVILAIPMLARLLTGPAIAVWADGFRARRTPIALLALLAAVGYGTAGLVEGLLPWTLAWFVGATAAAAMIPLTDVLTLRLAKREGFAFSVPRGVGSAAFVLANIAMGALLTVAPADAVIVWIVLACLIMALTAWRLAPAEAVAEGGPALGRERFRGIGRLVADPTFMMAILAVGAIQAAHGFYYGFSAIDWKAQGLAESVTGLLWAFSVAVEIAFMWWIEPWRRRAGIGAATMLMVGAGASVVRWTALALVPPLWTLWPLQALHALSFAATFLAGLELVERLAPPDSQTAAQTLSSALSSGVLIGLATLASGPLYDTFGAVGYLAMTALAAVGGLLALAMRLDLDQPT, translated from the coding sequence ATGACGACCTCGCGCCGGATGGCGATCCAGTATGTGTTGCTGTTCGGTGCCACGGGGGTCAGCCTGCCGTTCGCCGGCCTGTGGTTTCGGGCCCAGGGCCTGAGCGGCGCCGAGATCGGCGTCATCCTGGCCATTCCGATGCTGGCTCGTCTTCTCACCGGGCCGGCCATTGCGGTGTGGGCGGACGGCTTCAGGGCGCGGCGAACGCCGATTGCGCTGCTGGCCCTGCTGGCAGCGGTGGGCTACGGCACGGCGGGCTTGGTCGAGGGGCTGCTGCCCTGGACCCTGGCCTGGTTCGTCGGGGCGACCGCAGCCGCAGCGATGATCCCTCTGACCGACGTTCTGACCCTGCGTCTGGCCAAGCGAGAGGGTTTCGCCTTTTCCGTGCCGCGGGGTGTGGGGTCGGCCGCCTTTGTCCTGGCCAATATCGCCATGGGGGCGCTGCTGACCGTGGCCCCTGCCGATGCGGTGATCGTCTGGATTGTCCTCGCCTGCCTGATCATGGCTCTGACTGCCTGGCGATTGGCTCCTGCCGAGGCTGTCGCGGAGGGCGGGCCCGCCTTGGGCCGAGAGCGTTTCAGGGGCATCGGCCGATTGGTTGCCGACCCGACCTTCATGATGGCGATCCTGGCGGTCGGTGCCATTCAGGCCGCGCACGGCTTCTACTACGGCTTTTCAGCGATCGATTGGAAAGCCCAAGGCCTGGCCGAGAGCGTGACGGGTCTGTTGTGGGCGTTTTCCGTGGCGGTCGAGATCGCCTTCATGTGGTGGATCGAACCATGGCGTCGACGGGCGGGAATCGGTGCGGCCACGATGCTGATGGTTGGGGCAGGGGCTTCGGTCGTTCGTTGGACTGCCCTGGCTCTGGTCCCGCCGTTGTGGACCTTGTGGCCGCTGCAGGCCCTGCATGCGCTCAGCTTTGCCGCGACATTCCTGGCCGGTCTGGAATTGGTTGAGCGGCTGGCTCCGCCCGACAGTCAGACGGCGGCCCAGACCCTGAGTTCTGCCCTGTCGTCGGGCGTGCTGATCGGCTTGGCCACACTGGCATCCGGCCCGCTTTACGACACCTTCGGTGCGGTGGGATATCTGGCGATGACGGCACTCGCGGCGGTCGGGGGCCTCCTCGCCCTGGCAATGCGACTGGATCTAGATCAGCCGACCTGA
- a CDS encoding C15 family peptidase: MIDPNAEIQKDRRPAIVICAYDSDQSGWDPIEDLSGEPWSPQGARTVPVAAADPETLASTLSAHLSSSTCRAVLLIGRTRRSDAFRLQMRAENRSLTGGHRADVTGPALARATVPVAEIIRALKDAGLEADATSDAEDDTGSYLLYRVLTSLPYGLDAPAIGLLRVPDQAEDEAVQRGVKITATAIARHLSPLARN, encoded by the coding sequence ATGATTGATCCCAATGCCGAGATCCAGAAGGACCGCCGCCCGGCAATCGTCATTTGTGCCTATGATTCAGACCAGTCCGGCTGGGATCCGATCGAAGACCTGTCCGGTGAGCCCTGGAGCCCGCAAGGGGCCAGGACCGTCCCCGTCGCCGCTGCAGACCCGGAGACTCTCGCCTCCACCCTCTCGGCGCACTTGTCGAGTTCCACCTGCCGGGCTGTGTTGCTGATAGGACGTACGCGGCGCAGCGACGCCTTCCGCCTCCAGATGCGGGCCGAGAACCGGTCCCTTACGGGAGGACATAGGGCCGACGTCACCGGCCCGGCATTGGCCCGTGCGACGGTGCCTGTCGCAGAGATCATCCGTGCACTGAAAGATGCAGGCCTGGAGGCCGATGCCACTTCGGATGCGGAGGACGATACGGGCAGCTATCTGCTTTATCGCGTGCTCACCAGCCTGCCCTACGGCCTCGACGCTCCGGCCATCGGCCTCTTGCGCGTTCCTGATCAGGCCGAAGACGAGGCTGTACAGCGCGGCGTGAAGATCACGGCGACGGCGATCGCCAGACATTTGTCGCCACTGGCCAGAAACTGA